A window of the Halobacterium hubeiense genome harbors these coding sequences:
- a CDS encoding magnesium transporter yields the protein MPEEWSVKGIVAATFPLLAVLTVVELWGGLVLDGSRAVLTRYPSLLTLVPGIIAVAGNLGSVLASRLSTAFHLGTLAFAPTDDELAGNAAATFALAATLFPAVGAGAWLARYALGDAALALGTVVFIAAASGLLLAVVAVAIATTATYAAFQLQLDPDDVVVPVVTTTCDVLGVVVFLLVVGAVV from the coding sequence GTGCCCGAGGAGTGGAGCGTCAAGGGAATCGTCGCGGCGACGTTCCCGCTTTTGGCCGTGCTCACCGTCGTCGAACTCTGGGGCGGGCTCGTGCTGGACGGCAGCCGCGCCGTCCTCACGCGGTACCCGTCGCTGCTGACGCTCGTCCCCGGCATCATCGCCGTCGCGGGCAACCTCGGGAGCGTGCTCGCCAGCCGGCTCTCGACGGCGTTCCACCTCGGCACGCTCGCGTTCGCCCCGACCGACGACGAACTCGCCGGGAACGCCGCCGCGACGTTCGCGCTCGCCGCCACGCTGTTTCCCGCGGTCGGCGCGGGCGCGTGGCTCGCCCGCTACGCGCTCGGCGACGCCGCGCTCGCGCTCGGGACGGTCGTCTTCATCGCGGCGGCCTCGGGCCTCCTGCTCGCGGTCGTCGCCGTCGCCATCGCGACCACCGCGACCTACGCCGCCTTCCAGCTCCAACTGGACCCTGACGACGTCGTCGTTCCGGTCGTCACGACGACCTGCGACGTGCTCGGCGTCGTCGTCTTCCTGCTGGTCGTCGGCGCCGTCGTGTAG
- a CDS encoding RNA-binding domain-containing protein, which produces MSDDEGVLYSVDVELSAPVKPTEVTDRVVETITGLFPAAEVETHGDSVTAECHDVEQFREQLFEQRILDTARKEFLRNSTEAGFSFDLKKQAAYVGKVNFSVGSPDELGDLHVEVTVNEPDVESFIAYLAPQTEDGEPVEIDE; this is translated from the coding sequence GTGAGCGACGACGAGGGCGTCCTCTACAGCGTGGACGTGGAACTGTCCGCGCCCGTCAAGCCGACGGAGGTCACGGACCGCGTCGTCGAGACGATTACCGGACTGTTCCCGGCCGCGGAGGTCGAGACGCACGGAGACAGCGTCACCGCGGAGTGCCACGACGTCGAGCAGTTCCGCGAACAGCTGTTCGAGCAGCGCATCCTCGACACGGCTCGGAAGGAGTTCCTCCGCAACAGCACCGAGGCGGGGTTCAGTTTCGACCTGAAGAAGCAGGCGGCGTACGTCGGGAAGGTGAACTTCTCGGTCGGGAGCCCGGACGAACTCGGCGACCTCCACGTCGAGGTCACGGTGAACGAGCCCGACGTGGAATCCTTCATCGCGTACCTCGCCCCCCAGACCGAGGACGGCGAACCCGTCGAAATCGACGAGTAG
- a CDS encoding AAA family ATPase, which yields MRVIGTVGMPGSGKSEAAAVAEELGVPVVIMGDVIRQECRDRGLDPAEHHGRIAQALREENGPGAIAERSLPIIRDHLEDSDVVLVDGIRSGVEVEQFREAFDGAFTLVEVYAPYDLRRERIEGRGRPGDVEGETLAEREERERGFGMDEAIEAADVRVENAGSLEEFHERVTELLTEEVGDPPADAEAEVGES from the coding sequence ATGAGAGTCATCGGTACCGTGGGGATGCCGGGCAGCGGCAAGAGCGAGGCCGCTGCCGTTGCCGAGGAGCTCGGCGTGCCCGTCGTCATCATGGGCGACGTCATCCGGCAGGAGTGCCGGGACCGCGGCCTCGACCCGGCAGAGCACCACGGCCGCATCGCACAGGCGCTCCGCGAGGAGAACGGCCCGGGCGCCATCGCCGAGCGCTCGCTTCCGATTATCCGCGACCACCTCGAAGACAGCGACGTGGTGCTCGTTGACGGCATCCGGTCGGGCGTGGAGGTCGAGCAGTTCCGCGAGGCGTTCGACGGCGCGTTCACGCTCGTGGAAGTGTACGCGCCCTACGACCTGCGCCGCGAGCGCATCGAGGGGCGCGGCCGCCCCGGCGACGTCGAGGGCGAGACCCTCGCGGAGCGCGAGGAGCGCGAGCGCGGGTTCGGGATGGACGAGGCCATCGAGGCCGCTGACGTCCGCGTGGAGAACGCGGGCAGCCTCGAGGAGTTCCACGAGCGCGTCACCGAACTCCTCACCGAGGAAGTCGGAGACCCGCCGGCGGACGCGGAAGCGGAGGTGGGGGAGTCGTGA
- a CDS encoding aminopeptidase codes for MDDRIHRHAEIIVDRAIDLQPEENVVVSLPPVAEDLAVALYEEIGKVGANPVMLARGDRGIGTDRAARAYLREVDPDDLTEPEHLLSLFEHADAAVVGRPHENVSEQSDVSTEVGSAFAAAYRDVLNARLDTKWCLTHYPAPADAQLAEMSTEAYEDFVYDAMLKDWDEVEAHQEQMVEILDPAEEVRIVSGDTTDVTMSVKDMVTLNDCGTNNLPAGEVFTAPVPDSVEGEVLFDKPVYHQAREIQGAWLKFEDGEVVDFSADQNEDVLEGILETDDGARRLGELGIGMNRDIDRFTYNMLFDEKMGDTVHMALGRAYPATVGDGVEQNDSAKHVDMIVDMSEDSYIEVDGEIVQRNGTFKFEDGFEE; via the coding sequence ATGGACGACCGCATCCACCGTCACGCCGAAATCATCGTCGACCGCGCCATCGACCTCCAGCCCGAGGAGAACGTCGTGGTGAGCCTGCCGCCGGTCGCCGAGGACCTCGCCGTCGCCCTCTACGAGGAGATCGGGAAGGTCGGCGCCAACCCCGTGATGCTCGCGCGCGGCGACCGCGGCATCGGCACGGACCGCGCCGCCCGCGCGTACCTCCGCGAGGTCGACCCCGACGACCTCACCGAGCCCGAACACCTCCTGTCGCTGTTCGAGCACGCCGATGCCGCCGTCGTCGGCCGCCCCCACGAGAACGTCAGCGAGCAGAGCGACGTCAGCACGGAGGTCGGCTCCGCGTTCGCCGCCGCCTACCGCGACGTGCTGAACGCCCGCCTCGACACGAAGTGGTGTCTCACGCACTACCCCGCGCCCGCCGACGCCCAGCTCGCGGAGATGTCCACGGAAGCCTACGAGGACTTCGTCTACGACGCGATGCTCAAAGACTGGGACGAGGTCGAGGCCCACCAGGAGCAGATGGTCGAGATTCTCGACCCCGCCGAGGAGGTCCGCATCGTCTCCGGCGACACGACCGACGTGACGATGAGCGTGAAGGACATGGTGACGCTCAACGACTGCGGGACGAACAACCTCCCCGCAGGCGAGGTGTTCACCGCACCCGTCCCCGACTCCGTCGAGGGCGAAGTCCTCTTCGACAAGCCGGTCTACCACCAGGCCCGCGAGATTCAGGGCGCGTGGCTGAAGTTCGAGGACGGCGAGGTCGTGGACTTCAGCGCCGACCAGAACGAGGACGTCCTCGAAGGCATCCTCGAAACGGACGACGGCGCGCGCCGGCTCGGGGAGCTGGGAATCGGGATGAACCGGGACATCGACCGGTTCACGTACAACATGCTGTTCGACGAGAAGATGGGCGACACCGTCCACATGGCGCTCGGTCGCGCGTACCCCGCGACGGTCGGCGACGGCGTCGAACAGAACGACTCCGCGAAGCACGTCGACATGATCGTGGACATGAGCGAAGACTCGTACATCGAGGTCGACGGGGAAATCGTCCAGCGCAACGGGACGTTCAAATTCGAAGACGGGTTCGAAGAGTAG
- a CDS encoding threonine aldolase family protein: protein MIDLRSDTVTTPSEEMRAAAADAEVGDDVYGEDPTVNELERRAAEAVGKEAAMYVPTGTMGNQIAARVHTDRGQEALVEAESHVYKYELGGFAQHSNLQVRTYDGGANGAPTPEQVRDGFVAEDLHRAGTGLLCLENTHNVKGGVPVPADDVAAAAEAAHDLGVPVHVDGARLFNAVTALDADAAELLAPVDSVMFCLSKGLGAPVGSMLAGSEEFVEEARRVRKLMGGGMRQAGIIAAPGLEALANRDRLHVDHERAKELAAGLDDLDGLSVAEPDTNIVLVDTTETGETAAALLERCEQEGVRGSEFGEHTIRFCTHLDVDDEDVAAAIDAVERAL from the coding sequence GTGATAGACCTGCGAAGCGACACGGTGACGACGCCGAGCGAGGAGATGCGGGCGGCCGCGGCCGACGCCGAGGTCGGGGACGACGTCTACGGCGAGGACCCGACGGTCAACGAACTGGAGCGGCGCGCGGCCGAGGCGGTCGGCAAGGAGGCCGCGATGTACGTGCCGACGGGGACGATGGGCAACCAGATTGCCGCCCGCGTCCACACCGACCGCGGGCAGGAGGCGCTCGTCGAGGCCGAGAGCCACGTCTACAAGTACGAGCTGGGCGGGTTCGCCCAGCACTCGAACCTGCAGGTGCGGACGTACGACGGCGGCGCGAACGGCGCGCCGACCCCCGAGCAAGTCCGCGACGGCTTCGTCGCGGAGGACCTCCACCGCGCGGGCACGGGACTGCTCTGCCTAGAGAACACGCACAACGTGAAGGGCGGCGTCCCGGTGCCGGCCGACGACGTCGCGGCGGCGGCCGAGGCCGCTCACGACCTCGGCGTGCCGGTCCACGTGGACGGCGCGCGCCTGTTCAACGCCGTGACCGCGCTCGACGCCGACGCCGCCGAGCTACTGGCGCCCGTGGACTCCGTGATGTTCTGCCTCTCGAAGGGGCTGGGCGCGCCCGTCGGGTCGATGCTCGCGGGCAGCGAGGAGTTCGTCGAGGAGGCGCGCCGCGTCCGCAAGCTCATGGGCGGCGGGATGCGGCAGGCCGGCATCATCGCGGCGCCCGGGCTGGAAGCGCTGGCGAACCGCGACCGGCTCCACGTCGACCACGAACGCGCGAAGGAACTCGCAGCCGGGCTCGACGACCTCGACGGGCTCTCGGTCGCGGAGCCGGACACGAACATCGTGCTCGTGGACACGACCGAGACGGGCGAGACTGCGGCGGCGCTGCTGGAGCGTTGCGAGCAGGAGGGCGTCCGCGGCTCGGAGTTCGGCGAGCACACGATTCGGTTCTGCACGCACCTCGACGTGGACGACGAGGACGTCGCGGCCGCCATCGACGCCGTCGAGCGCGCGCTCTAG
- a CDS encoding DUF7859 family protein has protein sequence MVELGPAFYVLAAAFLLFVFFLFMFLRRTLTGFKEGFESGKRGDG, from the coding sequence ATGGTGGAACTCGGTCCCGCGTTCTACGTCCTCGCCGCCGCGTTCCTGTTGTTCGTGTTCTTCCTGTTCATGTTCCTCCGGCGCACGCTCACCGGCTTCAAGGAGGGCTTCGAGAGCGGGAAGCGCGGCGACGGCTAG
- a CDS encoding ArsR/SmtB family transcription factor, whose protein sequence is MSGLLPSRSEADDPEGEPRVVGVDSEDADRLLSALSSGTARDLYGALHDAPATPSELAEECETSLQNAQYHLGKLEDADLVEECDTRYSAKGREMSVYAPADAPVVLFAGDEEESKSVRSALANLLGAVGVLGVASLLVQQFVGSGLQAPGTAGSGGAETAGEMSALVAETDQPAAAAAGAAASLPPGAVFFLGGLLVLALVGVAYYAR, encoded by the coding sequence ATGTCCGGCCTGCTGCCCTCCCGCTCGGAGGCCGACGACCCCGAGGGCGAGCCCCGCGTGGTCGGCGTCGACTCCGAGGACGCCGACCGACTCCTGTCGGCGCTCTCCTCGGGGACCGCCCGCGACCTCTACGGCGCGCTCCACGACGCGCCGGCGACCCCCTCGGAGCTCGCCGAGGAATGCGAGACCTCGCTCCAGAACGCCCAGTACCACCTCGGGAAGCTGGAGGACGCCGACCTCGTCGAGGAGTGCGACACGCGCTACTCCGCGAAGGGCCGCGAGATGAGCGTGTACGCGCCCGCCGACGCGCCCGTGGTGTTGTTCGCGGGCGACGAGGAGGAGAGCAAGTCCGTGCGGTCGGCGCTCGCGAACCTGCTCGGCGCGGTCGGCGTGCTGGGCGTCGCGAGCCTGCTCGTCCAGCAGTTCGTCGGCTCCGGACTGCAGGCGCCCGGAACCGCGGGGAGCGGCGGCGCCGAGACCGCCGGCGAGATGTCGGCGCTCGTCGCCGAGACCGACCAGCCCGCGGCGGCGGCCGCCGGCGCCGCCGCGTCGCTCCCGCCGGGCGCGGTGTTCTTCCTCGGCGGCCTCCTCGTGCTCGCGCTCGTCGGCGTCGCGTACTACGCGCGATAG
- a CDS encoding metallophosphoesterase: MIAVLSDTHSTDGHDLQGRALDAVRDAELVIHAGDFTTETALDAFYDAADQLFAVHGNADQPAVRDRLPEARTLEAGGLRVAVTHRQRGGTTGLAMFGRESGADLVVSGHTHQPTVTETEDVTLLNPGSHADPRGNPAAHAELHPDNGGVRGEIRDRDGSVLREFRVEGQ; the protein is encoded by the coding sequence ATGATAGCCGTTCTGTCCGACACGCACAGCACGGACGGGCACGACTTGCAGGGGCGAGCACTCGACGCCGTGCGGGACGCGGAGCTCGTGATACACGCTGGCGACTTCACCACGGAGACGGCGCTCGACGCGTTCTACGACGCCGCCGACCAGCTGTTCGCGGTCCACGGCAACGCCGACCAGCCCGCGGTCCGCGACCGGCTCCCCGAAGCGCGGACGCTGGAAGCGGGCGGCCTCCGCGTCGCGGTCACGCACCGCCAGCGCGGCGGCACCACTGGCTTGGCGATGTTCGGGCGGGAGAGCGGTGCGGACCTCGTGGTGTCGGGACACACCCACCAGCCGACGGTGACCGAGACAGAAGACGTGACGTTGCTGAATCCCGGGAGTCACGCCGACCCGCGCGGCAACCCCGCGGCGCACGCCGAGTTGCACCCCGACAACGGGGGCGTGCGCGGCGAGATTCGGGACCGCGACGGGAGCGTCCTCCGGGAGTTCCGCGTGGAGGGGCAGTAG
- a CDS encoding cation diffusion facilitator family transporter, translating to MAGSKSVVLAALFANGAIAVLKFLAFLVTGSPAMLSEVYHSVSDTGNQVFLLIGIRYGAREATRSHPFGYGKAQFFYSFLVSVMLFGIAGWESASHGYEALTGHGRVLGRQAELLGYEFPGVWASYAVLLGAIGFETYAFAKAYKEMQRQIERHGWSGFREAFRRTSDTTTLTALTEDTVALLGLGLALVGIFLTEQTGNHVYDAAAALLIGLLLMGFAAALAWENKRLLLGESLPAADENDLRRVVEERPEVESIAGFRTVYFGPNEVLVTADVAFDPALDTEEIDDAITSLEDALREANPAISKVYVEPETER from the coding sequence ATGGCCGGTAGCAAGTCCGTCGTGCTCGCGGCGCTGTTCGCGAACGGCGCGATTGCGGTGTTGAAGTTCCTCGCGTTCCTCGTGACCGGGAGCCCGGCGATGCTCTCGGAGGTGTACCACTCCGTCTCCGACACCGGGAATCAGGTGTTTCTGCTCATCGGCATCCGGTACGGCGCGCGGGAGGCGACGCGCTCGCACCCGTTCGGGTACGGGAAGGCGCAGTTCTTCTACTCGTTCCTCGTGAGCGTGATGCTGTTCGGCATCGCTGGCTGGGAGTCCGCCTCCCACGGCTACGAGGCGCTCACGGGGCACGGGCGCGTGCTCGGCCGGCAGGCCGAACTGCTCGGCTACGAGTTCCCGGGCGTGTGGGCGAGCTACGCGGTGCTGCTCGGCGCCATCGGCTTCGAGACGTACGCGTTCGCGAAGGCGTACAAGGAGATGCAGCGGCAGATCGAGCGCCACGGCTGGAGCGGGTTCCGGGAGGCGTTCCGCCGCACCAGCGACACGACGACGCTGACCGCACTCACGGAGGACACGGTGGCGTTGCTCGGCCTCGGGCTGGCGCTGGTGGGCATCTTCCTCACCGAGCAGACCGGCAACCACGTCTACGACGCGGCGGCGGCGCTGCTCATCGGGCTGCTGTTGATGGGGTTCGCGGCGGCGCTGGCGTGGGAGAACAAGCGCCTGCTGCTCGGTGAGAGCCTCCCGGCGGCCGACGAGAACGACCTGCGTCGCGTCGTCGAGGAGCGCCCGGAAGTGGAGTCCATCGCGGGCTTCCGGACGGTGTACTTCGGGCCGAACGAGGTGCTGGTGACGGCGGACGTGGCGTTCGACCCCGCGCTGGACACCGAGGAGATAGACGACGCGATAACGAGCCTCGAAGACGCGCTCCGGGAGGCCAATCCGGCAATCTCGAAGGTGTACGTCGAACCCGAGACCGAACGATAG
- the dpsA gene encoding DNA starvation/stationary phase protection protein DpsA — translation MSTQKHVLKHAGDVEGSEGLRIDEEKAEQVIDALNADLAATYVLYHQLRKHHWNVEGAEFRDLHLFLGDAAAHAEEFADELAERVQALGGVPHASPATLQEESPVEPEDEDVYDIRTSLQNDLEMYGDIIETLREHVDLAQNLGDHASAEIVRENLVQVEEDAHHVEHYLEDDTLVVNE, via the coding sequence ATGAGCACCCAGAAGCACGTGCTGAAGCACGCCGGCGACGTCGAAGGCTCGGAAGGTCTTCGCATCGACGAGGAGAAGGCCGAACAGGTAATCGATGCGCTGAACGCCGACCTCGCGGCGACGTACGTCCTCTACCACCAGCTCCGCAAGCACCACTGGAACGTCGAGGGCGCGGAGTTCCGCGACCTCCACCTGTTCCTCGGCGACGCCGCCGCGCACGCCGAAGAGTTCGCCGACGAGCTCGCCGAGCGCGTGCAGGCGCTGGGCGGCGTCCCGCACGCCAGCCCCGCGACCCTCCAGGAGGAGTCGCCGGTCGAGCCCGAGGACGAGGACGTCTACGACATCCGGACGTCCCTGCAGAACGACCTCGAGATGTACGGCGACATCATCGAGACGCTGCGCGAGCACGTCGACCTCGCGCAGAACCTCGGCGACCACGCCAGCGCGGAAATCGTCCGCGAGAACCTCGTGCAGGTCGAGGAGGACGCCCACCACGTCGAACACTACCTCGAGGACGACACGCTCGTCGTCAACGAGTAA
- a CDS encoding ATP-dependent DNA helicase: protein MEFFPKASPYDNQREAMDGIRDALDSGRDVLFEGACGTGKTLAALAPALSHARETNKTVVITTNVHQQMRQFVREAREIHDAEPLRAVVFKGKGSMCHIDVDYEECQVLRDNTHELVDAERDKQQLEERQQALLEESQDGDSEAAEAREAVLDELESVEDELEDLQEGNVCERYYENLVGDNDDFYEWLYDGVRTPEDIYEYAEEAGLCGYELLKDGIEGVDLAVCNYHHLLDPGIRAQFFRWLGRDPEDVVVVFDEAHNVEDAARDHATRTLTENTLDSALSELEEVTDDRGAAAERVLSAFRDALVETYEGAFGPGGDGPALARSEVDGNWTDVPVANEDKRDDLTLEFLQQYTGPGIREDVDDALALGEYLDEEYDEAYRNGETTTRRECFVLEAAEFVESYVEDSGELGQYPTAAVRRDEGTNDVYGRAELYTCIPRDVTTDLFDAVHASVLMSATLRPFDVTADVLGLEDPETMAFGLQFPEERRRTFAVDTEPLFSSNRDDPDTQEEVAGALRDAVNFTPGNCLFFFPSYAEAERYHDLLGDVDAARYLDQPGTSAEELRQTFTDDRNGVLFTSLWGTLAEGVSFDGDDARTVAVVGVPYPHLDARAEAVQDAYGRVFGDRDDRRNEDAGWRYAVEIPTVRKTRQAMGRVIRSPDDFGVRMLVDRRYTKESRTAMRKYSVNPAFPAEERRELVDIDPEKLRVSMLNFYTDLDAYDGQPPRP, encoded by the coding sequence ATGGAGTTCTTCCCGAAGGCGTCGCCGTACGACAACCAGCGGGAGGCGATGGACGGCATCCGCGACGCCCTCGACAGCGGCCGCGACGTCCTGTTCGAGGGGGCCTGCGGGACCGGGAAGACGCTCGCCGCGCTCGCGCCGGCGCTGTCGCACGCCCGCGAGACCAACAAGACGGTCGTCATCACGACGAACGTCCACCAGCAGATGCGCCAGTTCGTGCGCGAGGCCCGCGAAATTCACGACGCCGAGCCGCTGCGCGCGGTCGTCTTCAAGGGGAAGGGGTCGATGTGCCACATCGACGTCGACTACGAGGAGTGTCAGGTCCTCCGCGACAACACCCACGAGCTGGTGGACGCCGAGCGCGACAAACAGCAGTTGGAGGAGCGCCAGCAGGCCCTGTTGGAGGAGAGCCAGGACGGCGACAGCGAGGCCGCCGAGGCGCGCGAGGCGGTATTAGACGAACTGGAGTCCGTGGAGGACGAACTCGAAGACCTCCAGGAGGGGAACGTCTGCGAGCGCTACTACGAGAACCTCGTCGGGGACAACGACGACTTCTACGAGTGGCTCTACGACGGCGTCCGCACGCCCGAGGACATCTACGAGTACGCCGAGGAGGCGGGCCTCTGCGGGTACGAACTCCTGAAGGACGGCATCGAGGGCGTGGACCTCGCGGTCTGCAACTACCACCACCTGCTGGACCCGGGGATTCGCGCGCAGTTCTTCCGCTGGCTGGGCCGCGACCCCGAGGACGTGGTGGTGGTGTTCGACGAGGCGCACAACGTCGAGGACGCCGCGCGCGACCACGCCACGCGGACGCTCACCGAGAACACCCTCGACAGCGCGCTCTCCGAACTGGAGGAAGTCACGGACGACCGCGGCGCGGCCGCAGAGCGCGTGCTGTCGGCGTTCCGGGACGCGCTCGTGGAGACCTACGAGGGCGCGTTCGGGCCGGGCGGCGACGGTCCCGCGCTCGCGCGCTCGGAAGTGGACGGGAACTGGACGGACGTCCCGGTGGCGAACGAGGACAAGCGCGACGACCTCACACTCGAGTTCCTCCAGCAGTACACCGGCCCCGGCATCCGGGAGGACGTCGACGACGCGCTCGCGCTCGGCGAGTACCTCGACGAGGAGTACGACGAGGCCTACCGGAACGGCGAGACGACCACGCGCCGGGAGTGCTTCGTGCTGGAGGCCGCGGAGTTCGTGGAGTCGTACGTCGAGGACAGCGGCGAACTCGGCCAGTACCCGACTGCGGCGGTGCGCCGCGACGAGGGGACGAACGACGTCTACGGCCGCGCGGAACTGTACACGTGCATCCCGCGGGACGTGACGACGGACCTCTTCGACGCCGTGCACGCCAGCGTCCTGATGAGCGCGACGCTGCGGCCGTTCGACGTCACCGCGGACGTGCTCGGCCTGGAGGACCCGGAGACGATGGCGTTCGGCCTCCAGTTCCCCGAGGAGCGCCGGCGCACGTTCGCGGTGGACACGGAGCCGCTGTTCTCCTCGAACCGCGACGACCCCGACACTCAGGAGGAAGTCGCGGGCGCGCTCCGGGACGCCGTGAACTTCACGCCCGGGAACTGCCTGTTTTTCTTCCCGAGCTACGCGGAAGCCGAGCGCTACCACGACTTACTGGGGGACGTGGACGCCGCGCGCTACCTCGACCAGCCGGGCACGAGCGCCGAGGAGCTCCGGCAGACGTTCACGGACGACCGCAACGGCGTCCTGTTCACGTCGCTGTGGGGGACGCTCGCGGAGGGCGTGAGCTTCGACGGCGACGACGCCCGCACCGTCGCGGTCGTCGGCGTCCCCTACCCCCACTTGGACGCGCGCGCCGAAGCCGTCCAGGACGCCTACGGGCGCGTGTTCGGCGACCGCGACGACCGCCGCAACGAGGACGCCGGCTGGCGCTACGCCGTCGAGATTCCCACCGTCCGCAAGACGAGGCAGGCGATGGGCCGCGTCATCCGCTCCCCCGACGACTTCGGCGTGCGGATGCTCGTGGACCGCCGCTACACCAAGGAGAGCCGCACCGCGATGCGCAAGTACAGCGTCAACCCCGCGTTCCCCGCCGAGGAGCGCCGCGAACTCGTGGACATCGACCCCGAGAAGCTCCGCGTGTCGATGCTGAACTTCTACACGGACCTCGACGCCTACGACGGTCAGCCCCCTCGTCCGTAG
- a CDS encoding 2'-5' RNA ligase family protein: MYSVNAPVPAEVKKVAADLRPALSEFARIRERREQTLLVKRVPADDRKQLRTAWQTAQDALAGAPVVEARVAEVDTFENPPNGSSPVVYLAVESPGLHGIHQRLCEVFDPVPVMEGGDDYDPHVTLARDADGFRGRRAVENVDGRQVGPVTWNIEELYLYDAERGERVDTLSLPA, translated from the coding sequence AAGGTCGCCGCGGACCTCCGCCCGGCGCTCTCGGAGTTCGCCCGCATCCGCGAGCGCCGCGAGCAGACGCTGCTCGTCAAGCGCGTCCCCGCCGACGACCGCAAGCAGCTCCGCACCGCGTGGCAGACCGCCCAGGACGCCCTCGCCGGCGCGCCCGTCGTCGAAGCCCGCGTCGCCGAAGTCGACACGTTCGAGAACCCGCCGAACGGCTCCAGCCCCGTTGTCTATCTCGCCGTCGAGAGCCCCGGCCTCCACGGCATCCACCAGCGCCTCTGCGAGGTCTTCGACCCCGTGCCCGTGATGGAAGGCGGCGACGACTACGACCCCCACGTCACGCTCGCCCGCGACGCCGACGGCTTCCGCGGCCGCCGCGCCGTCGAGAACGTCGACGGCCGACAGGTCGGCCCCGTCACGTGGAACATCGAAGAACTGTACCTCTACGACGCCGAACGCGGCGAACGCGTCGACACGCTCTCGCTTCCTGCGTGA